A single genomic interval of Cloacibacillus sp. harbors:
- a CDS encoding HAMP domain-containing sensor histidine kinase yields the protein MLRQGWKKCAAGAAMIALWTGSLTIQATFTPVYSNLASAVALDEGAYLLLAAMWLVVNNAVRAIFLYSGWFLFSDGIAEATGSKRVAWLLPLAAIPISYLCIPFLHFPSVPHFGVPAIITLTSVWILQYISRDVSRAGYKFSVQAVLVFSIQWLDLIPVLTPYGFGWGELSAAIKETAQLMEKDHLLNGVCSLIFVLNTAAALLLARLFVSYEKQIKQLRLLRQRERELTAMRTQQTRMRLYQEMHYLVHDLKRPLTTVLGLADLLSLSRDENTASHARAIVSAADKMDKMIGEIKNPDSMRETTVAELVNYTMAQVRVLPWGALVSVEIPPPLSQMKLTLNVIRISRVLVNILDNARRAASSANEPFVSLGAKASGSTLSFIIEDNGPGFVWPEKGAVSSWGSTGLGLAFAKKAVEGANGSIKHEKREGGGVRCSVTLPLAEKEAQQ from the coding sequence ATGCTGAGGCAGGGTTGGAAGAAGTGCGCGGCCGGGGCTGCCATGATCGCGCTCTGGACGGGCAGCCTCACCATCCAGGCCACCTTTACGCCGGTTTATTCAAACCTCGCCTCTGCGGTGGCTCTTGACGAAGGCGCCTATCTGCTGCTTGCCGCGATGTGGCTGGTTGTCAACAACGCCGTGCGCGCTATATTTTTGTACAGCGGATGGTTTCTCTTCTCAGACGGCATTGCGGAGGCGACCGGCTCAAAGCGTGTCGCGTGGCTTTTGCCTCTCGCCGCCATCCCCATAAGCTACCTCTGCATACCGTTTCTGCACTTTCCGTCCGTCCCGCACTTTGGCGTGCCCGCCATCATAACGCTGACAAGCGTCTGGATACTTCAGTACATCTCTCGCGACGTAAGCCGCGCCGGATATAAATTCTCGGTGCAGGCTGTGTTGGTCTTTTCAATACAATGGCTGGACCTCATCCCGGTGCTTACGCCCTACGGCTTCGGCTGGGGAGAGCTGAGCGCCGCGATAAAGGAAACGGCGCAGCTAATGGAAAAGGACCATCTTCTGAACGGCGTATGCAGCCTCATCTTCGTCCTGAATACGGCGGCGGCGCTGCTGCTTGCGCGGCTCTTCGTCAGCTACGAGAAGCAGATAAAACAGCTGCGTCTCTTGCGCCAGCGCGAACGTGAGCTTACCGCGATGCGCACCCAGCAGACGCGTATGCGCCTCTACCAGGAGATGCATTATCTTGTGCACGACTTAAAACGGCCGCTTACCACGGTGCTCGGCCTTGCGGATCTGCTTTCGCTGTCGCGCGACGAAAACACGGCGAGCCACGCGCGCGCGATAGTGTCCGCGGCGGACAAGATGGATAAAATGATAGGCGAGATAAAGAACCCCGACTCGATGCGCGAGACGACGGTAGCGGAGCTTGTCAACTACACGATGGCGCAGGTGCGGGTGCTGCCCTGGGGCGCGCTCGTTTCGGTGGAGATACCGCCGCCGCTTTCTCAAATGAAGCTCACGCTGAACGTCATCCGCATCTCGCGCGTTCTCGTCAACATTCTGGACAACGCACGCCGCGCGGCAAGCTCCGCAAATGAGCCCTTCGTATCGCTTGGCGCAAAAGCCTCCGGCTCTACGCTCTCGTTTATAATAGAGGACAACGGGCCGGGCTTTGTCTGGCCGGAAAAAGGCGCCGTCTCAAGCTGGGGTTCCACCGGCCTTGGGCTTGCCTTCGCGAAAAAAGCCGTGGAAGGTGCAAACGGGAGCATAAAGCACGAAAAAAGAGAGGGCGGGGGCGTGCGCTGTTCCGTAACGCTGCCGCTTGCTGAGAAAGAGGCTCAACAATGA
- a CDS encoding response regulator — MTITLGIVDDDENILYTVKAMAETLGHSIVTTEHPREALEWTRKREVDILLVDYHMPKMSGIDVVREARQLSQEVVLIALTVEESPEVAANLRLAGADDFITKPVRLADFSSRISLHAELLKYRADANWQERTKGLSEETARRVLRLFDEKSGLSAAEAAERAGLSYPAAHRYLEHLVKKNLLTRTAEYEDGKSGRPKNIYTRQDNQTIR; from the coding sequence ATGACGATAACGCTTGGAATAGTCGACGACGACGAAAATATCCTGTACACGGTGAAGGCGATGGCGGAAACGCTGGGGCATTCGATAGTGACGACGGAGCATCCGCGCGAGGCGCTTGAATGGACGCGCAAGCGCGAGGTGGACATCCTGCTTGTAGATTACCACATGCCTAAGATGAGCGGCATAGACGTCGTGCGCGAAGCGCGCCAGCTCTCGCAGGAGGTCGTCCTCATCGCGCTTACTGTGGAGGAAAGTCCAGAGGTCGCGGCAAACCTCCGGCTTGCTGGAGCGGATGATTTTATAACAAAACCGGTGCGCCTTGCGGATTTTTCCTCGCGTATATCGCTGCACGCTGAGCTGCTGAAATACCGTGCGGACGCCAACTGGCAGGAGCGCACGAAGGGCCTTTCCGAAGAGACGGCGCGCCGCGTGCTTCGCCTCTTTGACGAAAAAAGCGGCCTCTCCGCAGCCGAAGCCGCCGAACGCGCAGGCCTTTCATACCCCGCCGCCCACAGATACCTCGAACATCTTGTCAAGAAAAATCTTCTGACGCGCACGGCAGAATACGAGGACGGCAAAAGCGGACGCCCGAAGAATATTTATACAAGGCAGGACAATCAAACCATTCGTTAA
- a CDS encoding DUF6305 family protein, translated as MKKLQILLAALLVTALAAFSAEAAEVALTSVGQSSDAMMIRVILKSLKIAPDYDAVMKPEALTNQKVLIAVVGGSSKGLGAAGINKEDEVKRADALIKAAKSKKMKIVMMHIGGEGRRGTLSDFFITSAVPNGDVLILVDGANKDGLFDKLTKAKKIPVKSAANVNGAKAPLKEVLDGYGVTK; from the coding sequence ATGAAAAAGTTACAGATACTACTAGCCGCGCTGCTTGTCACAGCGCTCGCCGCGTTCTCCGCAGAGGCCGCGGAGGTTGCGCTCACCTCCGTCGGGCAAAGCTCCGACGCGATGATGATACGCGTCATCCTCAAATCGCTGAAGATAGCGCCAGATTATGACGCCGTGATGAAGCCCGAGGCTCTCACAAACCAGAAGGTGCTGATAGCCGTCGTGGGCGGCAGCTCCAAGGGCCTTGGCGCCGCCGGCATCAACAAAGAGGACGAAGTCAAGCGCGCCGACGCGCTGATCAAGGCCGCGAAAAGCAAAAAAATGAAAATAGTGATGATGCACATAGGCGGCGAGGGCCGTCGCGGCACGCTTTCAGATTTCTTCATCACCTCAGCCGTTCCGAACGGCGACGTACTCATCCTAGTTGACGGCGCAAACAAAGACGGCCTCTTCGACAAACTGACAAAGGCAAAAAAGATCCCCGTCAAGTCCGCGGCAAACGTAAACGGCGCAAAGGCCCCTCTTAAAGAGGTCTTGGACGGTTACGGAGTGACGAAGTAG
- a CDS encoding TRAP transporter large permease subunit yields the protein MEWFWPEGFYTLLMIGVFAFGAFAWKLPIAVAMAAAAIVGALAAGEGIPLRHLVEGEFGYVNTILVIATAMMFMKVVLATGLLDSLSAWMIRRFRRFPALLAFGIMFIIMIPGMITGSSTAAVLTTGALVSPILMTLGMSKVRTAAAVSIGALLGMIAPPVSIPAMIICAGVDIPYVGFAVPLMICTFPLAALFALFMIYPAIRKFSDEAALEAQLKKMQTHPLNLRLILPVVVLVVLFAADQYLAGRLPGMGMPLIFLLSALSGLLSGVKFNIYETATEAVDDALPVMGILMGVGMFIQVMTLIGVQGFIVVSALSLPSWLLYAGIGVSMPLFGAVSSFGSASVLGVPFLLALLQYNSIIVASALSLIASLGDLMPPTALAGIFAAQVVGEENYFKVLKVCLIPGIVIALWGIVVILMSGPIAALIF from the coding sequence ATGGAATGGTTCTGGCCGGAGGGTTTCTACACCCTCCTTATGATAGGCGTCTTCGCTTTCGGCGCCTTCGCGTGGAAGCTGCCGATCGCGGTCGCAATGGCGGCGGCCGCGATCGTGGGCGCGCTTGCCGCGGGAGAGGGCATACCGCTGCGCCATCTTGTTGAGGGCGAGTTCGGCTATGTGAACACCATCCTCGTCATAGCGACGGCGATGATGTTCATGAAGGTGGTGCTTGCCACCGGCCTGCTGGATTCGCTATCCGCCTGGATGATCCGCCGCTTCAGACGGTTCCCCGCGCTGCTTGCCTTCGGCATCATGTTCATAATCATGATACCGGGCATGATAACCGGTTCGTCCACGGCGGCGGTGCTCACTACGGGCGCGCTCGTTTCGCCGATACTGATGACGCTCGGCATGTCGAAAGTGCGCACGGCCGCCGCGGTCTCAATAGGCGCGCTGCTTGGCATGATAGCGCCGCCGGTCAGCATCCCCGCGATGATAATCTGCGCGGGCGTCGACATTCCCTATGTCGGCTTTGCCGTGCCGCTTATGATATGCACCTTCCCGCTCGCCGCGCTCTTTGCGCTTTTTATGATCTACCCCGCGATACGCAAATTTTCGGACGAAGCGGCGCTTGAGGCGCAGCTCAAAAAGATGCAGACACACCCTCTGAACCTGAGGCTCATACTTCCCGTCGTCGTGCTCGTCGTGCTATTTGCGGCAGACCAGTACCTCGCAGGCAGGCTCCCCGGCATGGGGATGCCGCTCATCTTCCTGCTCTCCGCGCTTTCAGGGCTGCTTTCGGGAGTTAAATTCAACATTTACGAGACGGCGACAGAGGCCGTGGACGACGCGCTTCCCGTCATGGGCATATTGATGGGCGTCGGCATGTTCATCCAGGTGATGACGCTCATAGGCGTGCAGGGATTCATAGTCGTATCCGCGCTGAGCCTGCCCTCGTGGCTGCTCTACGCAGGCATAGGCGTCTCAATGCCGCTCTTTGGCGCCGTATCCTCGTTCGGCTCCGCCTCCGTGCTAGGCGTTCCGTTCCTGCTTGCGCTCTTGCAATACAACTCCATAATCGTAGCCTCCGCGCTGAGCCTCATAGCGTCGCTTGGAGACCTAATGCCTCCGACGGCGCTTGCCGGCATCTTTGCGGCGCAGGTGGTCGGCGAGGAGAACTATTTTAAAGTGCTAAAAGTCTGCCTCATTCCGGGAATAGTCATTGCTCTCTGGGGCATAGTCGTAATACTGATGAGCGGCCCCATCGCCGCGTTGATTTTCTAA
- a CDS encoding succinylglutamate desuccinylase/aspartoacylase family protein, giving the protein MMEYKVKGTKTTALVLCALCAAVCWYSAAQFLQMRKPDLLIPAAGFVEHKLSEWEPALKGTNMDTPVFIQQGEEPGGTVYVEGGIHANEPAGFMAAVLLLERAQVKKGKLIIVPFVSNSARTHNSPQDAAPQSFKIEQPGGKFRTFKFGSRATNPVDQWPDPDIYIHNPSGQKLDGSSRSNMNRAYPGDGNDGVTQLAALAVTNLLKKEKVKLAFDLHEASPEYPVVNAMVAHENSMELAAMVCMELENNGIPMRLEPSPVNLRGLSHREWGDSVPGLMPLLMESGNPSQGRLRGRTDEALVLTGRDKAYVKAAKMGLLFIPYEGDQPIALRTARHVTGVRTAMEMLKDVSPEDAVIVENIPSYTEIKDGGIGKWLNTEK; this is encoded by the coding sequence ATGATGGAATATAAAGTAAAAGGTACAAAAACAACCGCGCTCGTGCTCTGCGCCCTCTGCGCCGCCGTCTGTTGGTACAGCGCCGCGCAGTTCCTGCAAATGCGCAAACCTGATCTTCTAATACCGGCCGCGGGCTTTGTGGAACATAAGCTCTCCGAATGGGAGCCGGCGCTCAAAGGCACCAATATGGACACGCCCGTCTTCATCCAGCAGGGAGAAGAACCGGGAGGCACAGTCTACGTCGAAGGTGGGATACACGCCAACGAGCCGGCCGGCTTCATGGCCGCGGTGCTGCTTCTTGAACGCGCGCAGGTCAAAAAAGGAAAGCTTATAATCGTCCCATTTGTCAGCAACTCGGCGCGCACGCATAATTCCCCGCAGGACGCGGCTCCGCAGTCGTTCAAGATAGAACAGCCCGGAGGAAAATTCCGCACCTTCAAATTCGGCTCACGCGCCACCAACCCGGTTGATCAGTGGCCCGACCCAGATATCTACATACACAACCCATCCGGCCAGAAACTTGACGGCTCGTCGCGCAGCAACATGAACCGCGCCTATCCCGGGGACGGAAACGACGGCGTCACGCAGCTTGCGGCGCTTGCCGTGACGAACCTTTTGAAAAAGGAAAAGGTGAAGCTTGCCTTCGACCTTCACGAGGCATCGCCGGAATATCCAGTAGTCAACGCAATGGTGGCGCATGAAAATTCTATGGAGCTTGCCGCGATGGTCTGCATGGAGCTTGAAAACAACGGCATCCCGATGCGCCTTGAACCGTCGCCCGTCAACCTGCGCGGTCTGAGCCACCGCGAATGGGGCGACAGCGTGCCCGGACTTATGCCGCTTCTTATGGAGTCCGGCAACCCGTCCCAGGGCCGTCTGCGCGGCCGCACCGATGAGGCGCTTGTGCTCACGGGCCGCGACAAAGCCTACGTCAAAGCCGCTAAAATGGGCCTTTTGTTCATTCCATACGAAGGCGACCAGCCGATAGCGCTGCGCACCGCGCGACACGTAACAGGCGTCCGCACCGCGATGGAAATGTTAAAAGACGTATCGCCCGAAGACGCCGTAATCGTAGAAAATATCCCGTCCTACACAGAGATAAAAGACGGCGGAATAGGCAAGTGGCTCAACACGGAAAAGTAA
- the ggt gene encoding gamma-glutamyltransferase, whose amino-acid sequence MLNKIKKQLFMFLIALIFALSAWSGANAAAVPTVPNKAHDVYAKNGMVSAAHELASKAGLEIMKKGGNAIDAAVATALALNVVEPYNIGMGGGGFATVRFAKTGEVVFIDFREVAPASARKDMYASEQAKKESWSARGGRAAGVPGFLAGWFFILEKYGTMSFGEVAAPAIKLAEEGYVWTEGQTGTLQGSYYEDIYNFNNEGKNVPYFVDGLPREAGTVIKHPGLAKAFRLLAKDGKKAFYDGPIGEALVKAVNDSGGNMTMKDLANYKVLVRKPVEGTYRGYKIYSSAPPSSGGAHVIQLLNFMENYDISKKKAGSPELMDMWGKAERMVFADRDKYMADTDFVSVPLEGITSKEYAKTMVKQYDPNSNLPAQGKPGDPWAFDKTNKKVSHIGDTGPEHFSTTHFSTVDKDGNIVAATNTINYWFGCKVMLPDYQIFVNNQMDDFSSNPKSVNAPEPGKRPLSSMSPTVMLDPQGRSFMTLGASGSRMILTVVAQVISNVIDHKMTMSEAIEAPRIWNDMDGETILEATAGKSVIDALTKKGYKLNLGETYHGVCQGIIFDHQKGMMDAAADQRTGTGMPAGF is encoded by the coding sequence ATGTTGAACAAAATCAAGAAACAGCTTTTTATGTTCCTGATTGCGCTGATATTCGCGCTGTCCGCGTGGAGCGGCGCAAACGCGGCTGCTGTGCCCACGGTGCCGAACAAGGCGCACGACGTATACGCCAAGAACGGAATGGTGTCGGCGGCGCACGAACTGGCTTCAAAGGCGGGCCTTGAGATAATGAAAAAAGGCGGAAACGCCATCGACGCGGCCGTTGCAACGGCGCTCGCCCTCAATGTGGTAGAACCGTACAACATAGGCATGGGCGGCGGCGGCTTTGCGACAGTTCGTTTTGCCAAGACCGGAGAGGTCGTATTCATCGACTTCCGCGAAGTGGCGCCCGCTTCGGCGCGCAAAGATATGTACGCCTCAGAGCAGGCTAAAAAAGAGAGCTGGTCGGCGCGCGGCGGCAGAGCTGCCGGCGTGCCTGGATTCCTCGCTGGATGGTTCTTCATCCTTGAAAAATACGGAACGATGTCCTTCGGAGAGGTCGCGGCACCCGCGATAAAGCTCGCGGAAGAGGGCTACGTATGGACAGAGGGACAGACGGGCACTCTACAGGGTTCCTACTATGAAGATATCTACAACTTCAACAACGAAGGCAAAAACGTACCTTACTTTGTTGACGGACTGCCCCGCGAAGCTGGCACCGTCATCAAGCACCCCGGACTGGCCAAAGCTTTCCGCCTCCTCGCGAAAGACGGCAAAAAAGCTTTCTACGACGGACCTATCGGCGAAGCCCTTGTAAAGGCAGTCAACGATTCCGGCGGAAATATGACCATGAAAGACCTCGCAAACTACAAAGTCCTAGTCAGAAAACCTGTAGAGGGAACATACCGCGGCTATAAGATATACTCCTCCGCTCCTCCGTCGAGCGGCGGCGCGCACGTCATCCAGCTGCTCAACTTCATGGAGAATTATGACATCAGCAAAAAGAAAGCGGGTTCCCCAGAACTTATGGATATGTGGGGCAAGGCGGAGAGAATGGTCTTTGCCGACAGAGACAAGTATATGGCGGACACGGACTTCGTAAGCGTTCCCCTCGAAGGCATCACCTCAAAAGAATATGCGAAAACGATGGTCAAGCAGTACGACCCCAACTCAAACCTCCCTGCACAGGGAAAGCCCGGAGATCCGTGGGCCTTTGACAAGACAAATAAAAAAGTCTCCCATATAGGCGACACTGGCCCCGAGCATTTCTCAACGACGCACTTCTCGACAGTAGACAAAGACGGCAACATCGTAGCCGCCACAAACACCATCAACTATTGGTTCGGCTGCAAAGTCATGCTCCCCGACTATCAGATTTTTGTAAACAACCAGATGGACGACTTCTCATCGAACCCCAAAAGCGTAAACGCGCCGGAACCCGGCAAACGTCCGCTCTCTTCCATGAGCCCGACAGTCATGCTGGACCCTCAGGGCCGTTCGTTCATGACCCTAGGTGCCTCCGGCTCCAGAATGATACTGACCGTAGTCGCACAGGTCATCTCCAATGTCATAGACCACAAAATGACAATGTCCGAAGCAATCGAAGCCCCCAGAATCTGGAACGACATGGACGGCGAAACGATACTTGAAGCGACGGCTGGAAAATCCGTAATCGACGCTCTTACGAAGAAGGGATACAAACTCAATCTCGGAGAGACCTACCACGGAGTCTGCCAGGGAATCATCTTCGACCATCAAAAAGGCATGATGGACGCGGCGGCTGACCAGCGCACCGGAACAGGAATGCCGGCGGGGTTCTAA